One part of the Streptomyces sp. NBC_00286 genome encodes these proteins:
- a CDS encoding sensor histidine kinase, whose amino-acid sequence MISLRRVPDWWRRSDVTVRDLLLGVLCLSASLLPAFYTRGTQLGGVPDRPFDALAVMAIALECLPLAVRRRWPVVCLTLVSLGFAVDQLRGYHSLAGTALPIALLSVGAHLERHRRTTALLFSVAYVLLAVALSRLGSGEPLSGFVMFYLALVLAWGIGSWLRSTRVAEAERRLRVAEDTRTAERTRIARELHDVVTHHVTAMVVQAEAARYLTAAPDRLDQTLTTVTDTGRRAITDLRHLLDLLNPDHGSDHHAEARTPAVGRLLTLVEQTRRAGQPVEFTEEGTPPESTGSAELVAYRVVQEALTNALKYAHGSRTSVQVRHAEREITVEVSTDGSGSQAASPGGSGRGLAGLRERVDVLGGDFSAGRQTAGGFVVRARIPAGSPS is encoded by the coding sequence ATGATCAGCCTTCGACGGGTCCCGGACTGGTGGCGCCGGTCCGACGTCACGGTCCGGGATCTCCTGCTCGGAGTACTGTGCCTCTCCGCATCGCTCCTGCCGGCGTTCTACACCCGCGGGACGCAGCTCGGCGGCGTGCCGGACCGTCCCTTCGACGCGCTGGCCGTCATGGCGATCGCCCTCGAATGCCTCCCGCTCGCCGTGCGCCGGCGGTGGCCGGTCGTCTGTCTCACCCTGGTGTCGCTCGGCTTCGCCGTCGACCAGCTCCGCGGCTACCACTCGCTCGCGGGCACCGCGCTGCCCATCGCGCTGCTGAGCGTGGGGGCCCATCTGGAACGGCACCGGCGTACCACCGCGCTCCTCTTCTCCGTGGCGTATGTGCTGCTGGCGGTCGCGCTCTCCCGGCTCGGTTCGGGCGAGCCGCTGAGCGGGTTCGTGATGTTCTACCTGGCGCTGGTCCTCGCGTGGGGCATCGGGTCATGGCTGCGCTCCACCCGGGTCGCGGAGGCCGAACGCCGCCTCCGTGTCGCCGAGGACACCCGTACCGCCGAACGCACCCGCATTGCCCGCGAGCTCCACGACGTCGTGACCCATCACGTGACGGCGATGGTCGTGCAGGCCGAGGCGGCGCGCTACCTGACCGCCGCGCCCGATCGCCTCGACCAGACCCTGACCACCGTCACCGACACCGGCCGACGGGCCATCACCGACCTGCGGCACCTGCTCGATCTGCTCAACCCCGACCACGGCAGCGACCACCATGCCGAGGCCAGGACGCCGGCCGTCGGCCGACTGCTCACCCTCGTGGAGCAGACGCGCCGGGCCGGGCAGCCGGTGGAATTCACCGAGGAGGGCACGCCGCCGGAATCGACCGGCAGCGCCGAACTCGTGGCCTACCGGGTCGTGCAGGAGGCTCTGACCAACGCCCTCAAATACGCTCACGGCAGCCGCACTTCGGTTCAGGTGCGCCACGCCGAAAGGGAGATCACCGTGGAGGTCAGTACGGACGGTTCCGGCTCGCAGGCCGCCTCCCCCGGCGGCAGCGGGCGGGGCCTCGCCGGTCTCCGCGAACGGGTCGACGTCCTGGGTGGCGACTTCAGCGCGGGCCGGCAGACGGCCGGTGGCTTCGTCGTACGGGCGCGCATACCTGCGGGGAGCCCGTCGTGA
- a CDS encoding ABC transporter ATP-binding protein, whose product MIDVRGLTKRYGDVLAVDGLTFAVRPGEVTGFLGPNGAGKSTTLRMILGLDAANSGTATVNGRPYAEQPAPLKAVGALLDPGAVLPSRTAYHHLLALAAGNGIPRGRVDDVLAEVGLENVGRRRAGTFSLGMRQRLGIAAALLGDPPVLVFDEPLNGLDPEGIVWIRSLMRRMAAEGRAVLMSSHLMSEMELTADHLIVIGRGRLIADMTMKAFIEAHSDREVLVRSPRITELRRMLATAVNVRTDGPDGLLVTGLEPAEIGALAAAGDVELHELTARQVSLEQAFMDLTRDAQEFRTERAETAESAEKPETVEKPEQAETGVGR is encoded by the coding sequence ATGATCGACGTTCGCGGGCTGACCAAACGGTACGGCGATGTCCTCGCCGTGGACGGGCTGACCTTCGCCGTCCGCCCCGGTGAGGTGACCGGATTTCTGGGGCCCAACGGGGCAGGGAAATCAACGACGTTACGCATGATCCTGGGCCTGGACGCGGCCAACTCCGGCACCGCCACCGTGAACGGGCGGCCGTACGCCGAGCAGCCCGCGCCCTTGAAAGCGGTCGGGGCGCTGCTGGACCCGGGGGCGGTGCTGCCGAGCCGCACCGCGTACCACCACCTGCTGGCGCTCGCGGCCGGCAACGGCATCCCGCGAGGCCGGGTGGACGACGTACTCGCGGAAGTCGGCCTGGAGAACGTGGGCCGGCGCAGGGCCGGGACGTTCTCGCTCGGGATGCGGCAGCGGCTCGGGATCGCCGCGGCCTTGCTGGGTGATCCGCCGGTGCTGGTCTTCGACGAGCCGCTCAACGGGCTCGACCCGGAAGGCATCGTATGGATCCGTTCGCTCATGCGGCGGATGGCCGCCGAGGGGCGCGCCGTGCTGATGTCGAGCCACCTGATGAGCGAAATGGAACTCACCGCGGACCATCTCATCGTCATCGGCCGAGGCCGTCTGATCGCGGACATGACGATGAAGGCGTTCATCGAAGCGCACTCCGACCGCGAGGTCCTGGTCCGCAGCCCCCGGATCACCGAGCTGCGCCGGATGCTGGCCACGGCCGTGAACGTACGCACGGATGGCCCGGACGGACTGCTGGTGACCGGTCTGGAACCGGCTGAGATCGGGGCGCTGGCCGCGGCCGGCGATGTGGAGTTGCACGAACTGACAGCACGTCAAGTGTCCTTGGAGCAGGCGTTCATGGACCTGACGCGCGACGCGCAGGAATTCCGGACGGAGAGGGCGGAGACGGCGGAGTCGGCGGAGAAGCCGGAGACGGTGGAGAAGCCGGAGCAGGCGGAGACAGGGGTGGGCCGATGA
- a CDS encoding ABC transporter permease gives MSRMATRARVRVTRTQLRARGGALARWRRPRRSPAVPKPTDRASFRHCLHAEWIKIRTMRSTLYVVLGTLAFCVGLAALNGTSAGTEYADMTPADRATFDPLAVSLRGYLLAQIALGLLGGLVITAEYGARTIVGTLTSVPHRGRVLAAKAVVLVGVALPVGVLVSLAGFVVGQASLAGADAPHLGLSDGLAQRGIWGGGLYLALAALFGLAIGTVIRSTTATVTTLFGVMLIVQAFAPALPGAVGDWVTKYWPPIAGGQIITGYRDPELLGPWPGFMVMAGCVVGLLTAAFIVFRERDA, from the coding sequence ATGAGCAGGATGGCCACGCGGGCCCGGGTGAGGGTCACGCGCACGCAGTTGAGGGCACGGGGCGGTGCGCTGGCGCGATGGCGACGGCCGCGCCGTTCGCCCGCGGTCCCGAAGCCGACCGACCGGGCGTCGTTCCGGCACTGTCTGCACGCCGAGTGGATCAAGATTCGTACGATGCGGTCGACCCTGTACGTGGTGCTGGGCACCCTCGCGTTCTGTGTGGGCCTCGCCGCGCTGAACGGCACGTCCGCCGGGACCGAGTACGCGGACATGACGCCCGCGGACCGGGCCACCTTCGATCCTCTCGCCGTCAGTCTGCGCGGGTACCTGCTGGCTCAGATCGCGCTCGGTCTCCTCGGCGGTCTGGTGATCACCGCCGAGTACGGTGCCCGCACGATCGTCGGCACACTGACGTCCGTACCCCACCGGGGCCGGGTGCTGGCGGCCAAGGCCGTGGTGCTTGTGGGGGTGGCGTTGCCGGTCGGGGTGCTGGTGTCGCTCGCCGGGTTTGTCGTCGGGCAGGCGTCGCTGGCCGGGGCGGACGCGCCGCATCTGGGACTGTCCGACGGGCTGGCGCAGCGCGGCATCTGGGGCGGCGGCCTGTACCTGGCGCTGGCCGCGCTGTTCGGACTGGCTATCGGCACCGTGATCCGCAGTACTACCGCGACGGTGACGACGCTGTTCGGCGTGATGTTGATCGTGCAGGCGTTCGCGCCGGCGCTGCCCGGAGCGGTCGGTGACTGGGTGACGAAGTACTGGCCGCCCATTGCCGGGGGCCAGATCATCACCGGTTACCGTGATCCGGAGCTGCTGGGGCCCTGGCCCGGGTTCATGGTCATGGCGGGGTGTGTGGTGGGTCTGCTGACGGCGGCGTTCATCGTCTTCCGCGAGCGAGACGCCTAG
- a CDS encoding RidA family protein yields the protein MERTAVNPVAWSVEMGFNQGEIVSGHTRTLYISGQTAMNADGKPEHDGDMAAQLALSIDNLEAVLTEAGMSLANLVRLNVYTTDVDLLLQHYGVLAARLGASAVAPTMTMLGVTRLAIPTLLVELEGTAVA from the coding sequence GTGGAACGAACGGCGGTCAACCCGGTGGCCTGGTCGGTGGAAATGGGCTTCAACCAGGGCGAGATCGTCTCCGGGCACACCCGCACCCTGTACATCTCGGGCCAGACCGCGATGAACGCCGACGGCAAGCCCGAGCATGACGGCGACATGGCGGCGCAGTTGGCGCTCAGCATCGACAACCTGGAGGCCGTGCTCACCGAGGCCGGCATGTCTCTCGCGAACCTGGTCCGGCTCAACGTCTACACGACCGACGTCGATCTGCTCCTCCAGCACTACGGCGTGCTGGCGGCCCGGTTGGGCGCCTCCGCGGTGGCACCGACCATGACGATGCTCGGGGTGACGCGGCTGGCGATCCCCACCCTGTTGGTCGAACTCGAGGGAACCGCCGTCGCGTGA
- a CDS encoding response regulator transcription factor, translating into MTAPIRVLVCDDQVLIRTGLVTIIDAQPDLEVAGECGDGQAAVDLAGQVHPDVVVMDVRMPVLDGIEATRLLAGAGVPHPVKVLVVTTFNLDEYVYEALRAGASGFLLKDAPPAQLLHGIRTVGTGAALLDPEVTRRLVGRYASRIRPAEGTSHDIPLTPRELEVLRLIADGLSNSEIAAALVISPETVKTFVSRILTKLDLRDRVQAVVYAYRQGLVT; encoded by the coding sequence GTGACCGCGCCGATCCGGGTCCTGGTCTGTGACGACCAGGTGCTGATCCGCACCGGGCTGGTGACGATCATCGACGCTCAGCCCGACCTCGAGGTGGCCGGCGAGTGCGGGGACGGGCAGGCCGCGGTCGACCTCGCCGGCCAGGTGCACCCGGACGTCGTGGTGATGGACGTACGCATGCCGGTACTCGACGGCATCGAGGCCACCCGCCTGCTGGCCGGTGCCGGGGTGCCGCATCCCGTCAAGGTGCTCGTGGTGACCACGTTCAACCTGGACGAGTACGTCTACGAGGCCCTGCGCGCAGGGGCCAGCGGATTCCTGCTCAAGGACGCACCACCCGCCCAACTGCTCCACGGGATCCGGACCGTGGGCACGGGCGCGGCGCTGCTGGACCCCGAGGTGACGCGCCGGCTCGTGGGCAGATACGCCTCCCGCATCCGCCCCGCCGAGGGCACCTCGCACGACATCCCGCTCACTCCCCGCGAGCTGGAGGTCCTTCGCCTCATCGCGGACGGCCTCTCCAACAGCGAGATCGCCGCAGCTCTCGTGATCAGCCCGGAGACCGTCAAGACCTTCGTCTCCCGCATCCTCACCAAACTCGACCTCCGCGACCGCGTCCAAGCCGTCGTGTACGCCTACCGCCAAGGCCTGGTCACCTGA
- a CDS encoding helix-turn-helix transcriptional regulator has protein sequence MRADRLVSLVLLLRQRGRLTADTLARELEVSTRTVLRDIEALSTAGVPVYAERGRHGGFALAPGFRTELTGLNHDEALALLTAGSGRGELVFGLGSALASAMRKVVDALPESHRATASDAAQRFLVDPETDLLSRRLVTEEVPDTTMIEVRRAVLAGHKLRIHYAATGQTPQWRTVDPIGLVTVRDRAYLLATRSGEDRTYRLSRVLAAEELPEPAQRPNRVDLDRIWRERSARFLSGGDHITVLLRVNPARREELLDTALAVRAEEPDADGWLRLEVTFQDSRHAEWALWQLSMDAEALSPQSLRTSLRDRASAIAHRYGDSS, from the coding sequence ATGCGCGCTGACCGGCTGGTCTCCCTGGTCCTGCTGCTGCGTCAGCGCGGTCGGCTGACCGCGGACACGCTGGCCCGTGAGCTGGAGGTTTCTACCCGTACGGTGCTGCGCGATATCGAGGCGCTGTCCACGGCCGGCGTCCCGGTCTATGCCGAACGCGGGCGGCACGGCGGTTTCGCGTTGGCGCCCGGTTTCCGGACCGAGCTCACAGGTCTGAATCACGACGAGGCGCTCGCCCTGCTGACCGCCGGATCGGGGCGCGGCGAGCTGGTGTTCGGCCTCGGCTCGGCGCTCGCTTCGGCCATGCGGAAGGTGGTCGACGCGTTGCCCGAGAGCCACCGGGCCACCGCGAGCGACGCGGCCCAGCGTTTTCTCGTAGACCCGGAGACCGATCTGCTCTCGCGTCGGCTGGTCACCGAGGAGGTGCCCGACACCACGATGATCGAGGTACGGCGCGCGGTGCTCGCCGGACACAAGCTGCGCATCCATTACGCGGCCACGGGCCAGACACCCCAGTGGCGCACAGTGGACCCGATCGGCCTGGTCACCGTGCGCGACCGTGCCTACTTGCTGGCGACGCGATCCGGCGAGGACCGCACGTACCGGCTGTCGCGGGTGCTGGCCGCCGAAGAACTCCCCGAACCGGCACAGCGACCGAACCGGGTCGACCTGGACCGGATCTGGCGGGAACGCTCCGCGCGGTTCCTCTCCGGCGGCGACCACATCACCGTGCTGCTACGGGTGAACCCGGCCCGGCGGGAGGAACTGCTGGACACCGCGCTGGCCGTCCGCGCGGAAGAACCCGACGCGGACGGCTGGCTGCGGCTGGAGGTGACCTTCCAGGATTCCCGCCACGCGGAATGGGCGCTGTGGCAGCTCAGCATGGACGCGGAAGCCTTGTCCCCGCAGTCGTTGCGTACGTCGCTGCGCGACCGCGCGTCCGCGATTGCCCACCGCTACGGGGACTCGTCCTGA
- a CDS encoding class-II fumarase/aspartase family protein: MSVGTDAGLLAPTWAGTPVAAEVTDEAWLQAMLDAEVALARAQHAVGLTPAAAVEAIASVAHADRLDLVALAHAARAAANPVVALVSAFTEVVAASDAAAAEYVHRGSTSQDILDSAAMLVARRVLGLIAADLERTGAALAALADTHRHTVLAGRTLAQHAVPTTFGLKAAGWLQLVADALARVRTVASALPAQLGGAAGTLAAYREYAALDGGVGEGGVELLGPFAEALGLAEPVLPWHTVRTPIAELGAVLQLVTGALGKFALDVQTLSRTEIGEVSEPAAAGRGASSAMPQKRNPALATLIVTAARQVPAHALVLAQCMLAEDERPAGAWHAEWQPLREALRLTGGATHTAVELAEGLIVHPERMLANLELTGGAIVTERLTVALAPVLGKVRAKKLLTAASAEAADTGRTIGEVLSGHPEVTARFTPDQLFELLDPARYTGAAAALVDRALRGYGRTPPGCST; encoded by the coding sequence CGCCGTCGGGCTGACGCCCGCCGCCGCGGTGGAGGCGATCGCCTCGGTGGCCCACGCGGACCGCCTCGACCTGGTCGCCCTGGCCCATGCGGCCCGGGCCGCGGCCAACCCGGTCGTCGCGCTGGTGAGCGCCTTCACCGAGGTGGTCGCCGCCAGTGACGCGGCAGCCGCCGAGTACGTACACCGCGGGTCGACCAGCCAGGACATCCTCGACTCGGCGGCCATGCTGGTCGCCCGCAGAGTGCTCGGCCTGATCGCCGCCGACCTGGAACGCACCGGCGCCGCCCTGGCCGCGCTGGCCGACACCCACCGCCACACCGTCCTGGCCGGGCGCACCCTGGCCCAGCACGCGGTGCCCACCACTTTCGGCCTCAAGGCAGCGGGCTGGCTCCAACTCGTCGCCGACGCCCTGGCCCGGGTCCGTACGGTCGCGTCCGCGCTGCCGGCCCAACTCGGCGGCGCGGCAGGCACCCTGGCCGCGTACCGGGAGTACGCGGCCTTGGACGGCGGGGTGGGTGAGGGCGGCGTCGAGTTGCTCGGCCCGTTCGCGGAGGCCCTGGGTTTGGCCGAACCGGTGCTGCCGTGGCACACCGTGCGCACGCCGATCGCCGAACTGGGCGCGGTACTCCAGCTGGTCACCGGAGCGCTCGGGAAGTTCGCGCTCGACGTGCAGACGCTGTCCCGTACCGAGATCGGCGAGGTGTCCGAGCCCGCGGCCGCGGGACGCGGGGCCTCTTCGGCGATGCCGCAGAAGCGGAACCCCGCGCTCGCCACGCTGATCGTGACGGCGGCCCGTCAAGTGCCCGCCCATGCCCTCGTACTGGCGCAGTGCATGCTCGCCGAGGACGAGCGGCCCGCCGGAGCGTGGCACGCGGAGTGGCAACCGCTGCGGGAGGCGCTGCGGCTGACGGGCGGGGCCACACACACGGCCGTCGAACTCGCGGAGGGGCTGATCGTCCACCCCGAACGGATGCTCGCCAATCTCGAACTGACCGGCGGCGCCATCGTCACCGAACGGCTGACGGTGGCGCTCGCCCCGGTGCTCGGCAAGGTACGGGCGAAGAAACTGCTGACCGCCGCCTCGGCCGAGGCCGCCGACACCGGGCGCACGATCGGCGAGGTGCTGTCCGGCCATCCCGAGGTGACGGCCCGGTTCACCCCCGACCAGCTGTTCGAACTGCTCGACCCGGCCCGCTACACGGGCGCCGCCGCCGCACTGGTCGACCGGGCGCTGCGCGGATACGGGCGGACGCCACCGGGGTGTTCCACGTGA
- a CDS encoding response regulator transcription factor has product MTTSQRLLLVEDEPTLRELLSASLRLAGFDVVSAATGAEALDAMGVPPLERSREWGSDRRPDLIVLDVMLPDVDGFEVVRRLRERHPAPGAGHPPVLFLTARDAAEDRISGLRAGGDDYVTKPFNLEELILRIQAVLRRTSGRHPDGRLIVGDLELDPDSHQVTQGGQPVQLSPTEFNLLRVLMENAGQVLSKPQLLELVWHYDFGGDDSIVASYISYLRRKIDAGEPKLIHTVRGTGYVLRRPRP; this is encoded by the coding sequence ATGACGACATCGCAACGGCTGCTGCTGGTGGAGGACGAGCCGACGCTGCGTGAACTGTTGTCGGCGAGCTTGCGGCTTGCCGGCTTCGACGTGGTTTCGGCCGCGACCGGCGCGGAGGCGCTGGACGCGATGGGGGTCCCCCCGCTCGAGCGAAGCCGAGAGTGGGGGAGTGACCGGCGCCCCGACCTGATCGTCCTGGACGTGATGCTGCCCGACGTCGACGGTTTCGAGGTCGTACGCCGGCTGCGTGAGCGGCATCCCGCTCCAGGAGCCGGTCACCCGCCGGTGCTGTTCCTCACCGCACGCGACGCGGCCGAGGACCGGATCAGCGGGCTCAGGGCCGGCGGGGACGACTACGTCACCAAGCCGTTCAACCTCGAGGAACTCATCCTGCGTATCCAGGCAGTGTTACGCCGCACCAGCGGCCGCCACCCGGACGGCCGGCTGATCGTCGGCGACCTGGAACTGGACCCCGACAGCCACCAGGTGACGCAGGGCGGGCAGCCCGTGCAGCTGTCCCCGACCGAGTTCAACCTCCTGCGGGTGCTCATGGAGAACGCCGGGCAGGTGCTGTCGAAGCCCCAACTCCTCGAACTGGTCTGGCACTACGACTTCGGCGGCGACGACAGCATCGTCGCCTCCTACATCAGCTACCTGCGCCGCAAGATCGACGCAGGCGAACCGAAGCTGATCCACACGGTGCGCGGCACCGGCTACGTACTGCGCAGGCCCCGGCCGTGA
- a CDS encoding sensor histidine kinase — protein MSAWRLRGRGGRLSLRGRLVIISLSLLVVALLGSNALLVALLQRSLVQQLDDRLHTAATVAARLPDVPDLSETPGDTAPQVRDTVERELTGDVHLAYLAPDGHIRRILRPATGSAPELPTLDAAAVDARDGQPFEAPAENGGAAWRVIAAPLRAPDDERQGQRAVAAQGSGSVVVAGSLAQVNATIRQLGVRVLVIDSLVLALLGGVGWFAVRAGLRPLRRIETTAAAIAGGDLSSRVPTPASTRTELGRLSAALNGMLDRIEEGDAARAATAERMRRFTADASHELRTPLFGIKGFTELYRMGGMPERTDVDAAMSRIERESARLVRLVEDLLLLARLDEDAAAADLPLRLTPMDLRTLAADALHDLRALDPGRPVSLTGPGGGPPGGAPVLGDEARLRQVTSNLVGNAIAHTPPGTPVRIGVGTQDGLAVLELSDEGPGMSPEQSARAFDRFYRADTARGRAEGGGAGLGLAIVDSLVTAHHGRVEISTAPGAGATFRILLPLHP, from the coding sequence GTGAGCGCGTGGCGGTTACGCGGCCGGGGCGGACGACTCTCGCTGCGCGGCCGACTGGTGATCATCTCCCTGTCGCTGCTCGTGGTGGCCCTGCTCGGCAGCAATGCCCTGCTCGTCGCCCTCCTTCAGCGCAGCCTGGTCCAGCAGTTGGACGACCGGCTGCACACCGCGGCCACGGTGGCGGCGCGTCTGCCGGATGTGCCGGACCTGTCCGAGACACCGGGCGATACGGCACCACAGGTGCGCGACACCGTGGAACGCGAACTGACCGGAGACGTCCATCTCGCCTACCTCGCCCCGGACGGACACATACGGCGCATCCTTCGGCCGGCCACCGGCAGCGCACCCGAGCTGCCGACGCTCGACGCGGCCGCGGTCGACGCACGCGACGGTCAGCCCTTCGAGGCCCCGGCCGAGAACGGCGGCGCTGCCTGGCGAGTGATCGCCGCACCCTTGCGCGCGCCGGATGACGAGCGGCAGGGGCAACGCGCAGTGGCCGCGCAAGGCAGCGGGAGTGTCGTCGTCGCCGGCTCACTCGCCCAGGTAAACGCTACGATCCGTCAACTCGGCGTCCGCGTACTGGTCATCGACTCCCTGGTGCTGGCGCTGCTCGGCGGGGTCGGCTGGTTCGCCGTACGCGCCGGGCTGCGCCCGCTGCGCCGGATCGAGACCACCGCCGCGGCCATCGCGGGCGGCGACCTCTCCAGCCGCGTACCGACGCCGGCCTCGACCCGAACCGAACTGGGCCGCCTGTCCGCCGCCCTCAACGGCATGCTGGACCGGATCGAGGAAGGCGACGCCGCACGGGCCGCCACCGCCGAACGCATGCGCCGCTTCACCGCGGACGCCAGCCATGAACTCCGTACGCCCCTCTTCGGCATCAAGGGCTTCACCGAGCTGTACCGGATGGGCGGCATGCCCGAACGTACCGACGTCGACGCCGCGATGAGCCGTATCGAGCGCGAGTCCGCCCGGCTCGTCCGGCTGGTCGAGGACCTGCTGCTGCTCGCCCGCCTCGACGAGGACGCCGCCGCCGCGGATCTGCCCCTCCGGCTCACCCCCATGGACCTGCGCACCCTGGCCGCCGACGCCCTGCACGACCTGCGGGCTCTCGACCCCGGCCGCCCGGTCTCCCTCACCGGCCCGGGCGGCGGCCCGCCCGGCGGGGCACCGGTCCTGGGCGACGAAGCGCGACTGCGCCAGGTCACCTCCAACCTCGTCGGCAACGCCATCGCCCACACCCCGCCCGGCACCCCGGTACGGATCGGCGTCGGCACCCAAGACGGCCTGGCGGTCCTGGAGTTGTCCGACGAGGGCCCCGGAATGTCGCCCGAACAATCCGCCCGCGCCTTCGACCGCTTCTACCGCGCGGACACCGCCCGAGGCCGAGCAGAGGGAGGCGGAGCGGGCCTCGGCCTCGCAATCGTCGATTCCCTGGTGACAGCCCACCACGGCCGGGTGGAGATCAGCACGGCCCCGGGCGCGGGCGCCACGTTCCGCATCCTGCTGCCGCTGCATCCGTAG